One genomic window of Gaiellales bacterium includes the following:
- a CDS encoding MFS transporter: MLVAHRRRDLPVLAAAIGVSALGDWLALLPLNLQLRSMGGSGLTVAALFIAVWSPAALLAAPAGALADRVDRRRLLVAASLAEAAVAVALAFAGSAATILPLAALLGTFSAVATPAEFSLVPAIVDPEGIRWANGWVETARYAGFIGGPALGGIVAAAGGVKAALLIDAATFAAVALAAFSLRPRPVERDAAAPKGRMRDGITYLFADRGLALVMAAAFASLLFMTASAPAEVFFAKDVLHTGDAGFGIWLTAWPLGMAIGAALLGRRMRGDLAAAVLGAIMLQGLGLAGPAIVVTLAFSIASFFVGGLAHGAKNVAVRTLLHERVPTHLHGRAYAAYNGLRNSAELIAMLLGGVLVTAVGSRATLLVAGAVPALVGAGCLVAYLRVRARPAPAET; the protein is encoded by the coding sequence CAGGCGTGACCTCCCCGTCCTGGCCGCAGCGATCGGCGTCTCCGCGCTGGGCGACTGGCTTGCGCTCCTCCCGCTCAACCTGCAGCTGCGCTCGATGGGCGGCTCGGGCCTGACCGTGGCGGCGCTCTTCATCGCGGTGTGGTCGCCGGCCGCGCTGCTCGCGGCCCCCGCCGGCGCGCTGGCAGACCGGGTCGACCGCCGCCGCCTGCTCGTGGCCGCGTCGCTGGCCGAGGCGGCCGTGGCCGTCGCGCTCGCGTTCGCGGGCTCCGCGGCGACGATCCTGCCGCTGGCGGCGCTGCTCGGGACGTTCAGCGCCGTGGCCACCCCGGCGGAGTTCTCGCTCGTGCCCGCCATCGTCGACCCCGAGGGGATCCGGTGGGCGAACGGCTGGGTCGAGACGGCCCGCTACGCCGGCTTCATCGGCGGCCCGGCGCTCGGCGGCATCGTGGCCGCAGCCGGCGGCGTGAAGGCGGCGCTCCTGATCGACGCGGCCACGTTCGCGGCCGTCGCGCTCGCGGCCTTCTCGCTGCGCCCGCGGCCGGTCGAGCGCGACGCGGCCGCGCCGAAGGGCCGCATGCGAGACGGCATCACCTACCTCTTCGCCGACCGGGGGCTCGCGCTCGTGATGGCCGCGGCGTTCGCGTCGCTCCTCTTCATGACGGCCTCGGCGCCGGCGGAGGTGTTCTTCGCGAAGGACGTCCTGCATACGGGCGATGCCGGCTTCGGGATCTGGCTGACGGCGTGGCCGCTCGGGATGGCGATCGGCGCCGCCCTGCTCGGCCGGCGCATGCGCGGCGACCTGGCCGCGGCGGTGCTCGGGGCGATCATGCTCCAGGGCCTGGGCCTGGCGGGCCCTGCGATCGTCGTCACGCTCGCCTTCTCGATCGCCTCGTTCTTCGTCGGCGGGCTCGCGCACGGCGCCAAGAACGTCGCCGTGCGCACGTTGCTCCACGAACGCGTGCCGACCCACCTGCACGGCCGCGCCTACGCCGCCTACAACGGCCTGCGCAACTCGGCGGAGCTGATCGCGATGCTGCTCGGCGGCGTGCTCGTGACCGCCGTCGGATCGCGGGCGACCCTGCTCGTCGCCGGCGCCGTGCCCGCGCTCGTCGGGGCGGGGTGCCTGGTCGCCTACCTGCGCGTCAGGGCCAGGCCGGCGCCGGCCGAGACCTGA
- a CDS encoding HD domain-containing phosphohydrolase: protein MASHLQRAGGQPQTFAVGEVVAALSHALDLTEGQPPGHARRSCLVALRLADLLGLDGEERASLYYAMLLKDAGCSSSAARMAEIFAADDLELKRIAKRIDWASPKEAIGMVVREAGRNDSSLVRARRVLTALRDMAREGNLAVETRCDRGARIVKMLEFPDAAADTVRHLDEHWDGRGRPYRLRGDAIPVLARIACLAQTAEVFLAHDGLEAARAMVRVRRGRWFDPEIADAFLALPDSDPLFADLAGGRFAEAPTGGALVAADDGRIDRIAEAFASMIDAKSPFTASHSDRVASYAVGIGRELGFGAGELRDLRRAGLLHDIGKLGVSNAILDKPGRLTEAEYDVIREHPRNTEEILLRVPIFSGLAVPAAAHHERVDGRGYHRGVAGDEIPQMSRVLACADVYDALTAKRPYRDPMSPDDALALMRRDVGAAFFPEPFAALCTHVDAQPLAA, encoded by the coding sequence ATGGCGAGCCACCTCCAGCGCGCCGGCGGACAGCCGCAGACCTTCGCCGTCGGCGAGGTGGTCGCCGCGCTCTCCCACGCGCTCGATCTGACCGAGGGCCAGCCGCCCGGCCACGCCCGCCGCAGCTGCCTCGTCGCGCTGCGGCTCGCCGACCTCCTCGGGCTCGACGGCGAGGAGCGCGCCAGCCTGTACTACGCGATGCTGCTGAAGGACGCCGGCTGCTCGTCGTCGGCCGCCCGCATGGCCGAGATCTTCGCCGCCGACGACCTCGAGCTGAAGCGGATCGCCAAGCGCATCGACTGGGCCAGTCCGAAGGAGGCGATCGGGATGGTCGTCCGCGAGGCCGGCCGCAACGACTCGAGCCTCGTCCGCGCCCGCCGCGTCCTGACCGCGCTGCGCGACATGGCCCGCGAGGGCAACCTGGCCGTCGAGACGCGGTGCGACCGCGGCGCCCGGATCGTGAAGATGCTCGAGTTCCCGGACGCCGCCGCCGACACGGTGCGCCACCTCGACGAGCACTGGGACGGCCGCGGCCGGCCCTACAGGCTGCGCGGCGACGCGATCCCCGTCCTGGCCCGGATCGCCTGCCTGGCGCAGACCGCCGAGGTGTTCCTCGCCCACGACGGCCTCGAGGCCGCTCGGGCGATGGTGCGCGTCCGCCGCGGGCGCTGGTTCGATCCCGAGATCGCCGACGCGTTCCTCGCGCTCCCCGACTCCGACCCGCTCTTCGCCGACCTGGCCGGCGGCCGCTTCGCCGAAGCGCCGACCGGCGGCGCGCTCGTCGCGGCCGACGACGGCCGCATCGACCGGATCGCCGAGGCGTTCGCGTCGATGATCGACGCCAAGAGCCCGTTCACCGCCAGCCACTCGGACCGGGTCGCATCCTACGCCGTCGGCATCGGCCGCGAGCTCGGCTTCGGCGCGGGCGAGCTGCGCGACCTGCGCCGCGCCGGGCTCCTGCACGACATCGGCAAGCTGGGCGTCTCCAACGCCATCCTCGACAAGCCCGGGCGCCTGACGGAAGCCGAGTACGACGTGATCAGGGAGCACCCCAGGAACACCGAGGAGATCCTCCTGCGCGTGCCGATCTTCTCCGGCCTCGCCGTCCCGGCGGCCGCCCACCACGAGCGGGTCGACGGGCGCGGCTACCACCGCGGCGTCGCGGGCGACGAGATCCCGCAGATGAGCCGCGTGCTGGCCTGCGCCGACGTCTACGACGCGCTCACCGCGAAGCGTCCCTACCGCGACCCGATGAGCCCCGACGACGCGCTCGCGCTGATGCGCCGCGACGTCGGCGCGGCGTTCTTCCCGGAGCCGTTCGCGGCCCTCTGCACGCACGTCGACGCACAGCCGCTCGCGGCGTAG